The nucleotide sequence TACAATATGAAGCTATTTTGCTTAGGCTTCTATTTGCTTTGCTTATTAGTTTTCTTGGAAGCTGTGATTACCATCAACCAAAGCAAAGATTATATACAGCATTTTTATTGAGATAACCTTTTGCATGCTTATCTTATGTTTTAACTGTCTCATTGgctataaaaaagaaaatttagtctccATATGTTTATCTTCTTCATTTTACTGTTATCTGCTTGTCAGGATAATTTTTAGTATAGAATGTTGTTCTTGGACCTCACAGTATAAATTGTGTAGCTGAAGTACTACTTCCCGAATTGAAGTAGTATTTATGTCTGAGAGCCAGATTATGGTTTTATGGTGTAATTCTGTTCTTAACAATCGTATCCTTAATAAGTGTCCGTTAGTTTTACATTGCAAATTTTGTATTGAGTTTGTGTTGATGATAAAGTTCGTTTGGAGGAGGAGGTTCTTGAGTGAGCAGATGATTATTATTTCTTGTATGGCTGATGGAAACAAATGACTTCAATAACGATGATGGAGCTACCAAATTGGAGGATTTTGAGGAAATAAAGAACATTGTGTGGTTGGTGATAAGAAAAATTTATGATACCAGCCTTAGGAATTTTGGCCATGATTCTATGTTCCCTAGTGGATAAAAGTTATGACCAGTTTGCTTAGGTTATCCTAGACTTACATTTCCTGTAATTGGTCTATTTGCATATCAATTTGTACTGGAAATGGGCAATATGCTTAGTTGTAGGTTGATCTTGCTTCTTTCTTATTGTTAGTATAACTTTGCTATCTGTTAAACCTTGTGGGAAGAGCTTATAGTGTATCATAATAATCCCAACTCTTTACGTATTTGCTGATGGATGTTGTTCATACATGAAACATCTGATGATAGAGAGAGCTTTCACATTATTTTTTGGAGTTCACCACATATCTCATCTTTTCCCTCCTTCCCTGTTGTTTTTCAGTGTTCTTCTCTTTTTGGTTGCAATTTTTTACTTGTATCTCAtcttagtttcttttttttttttgctcatgGATGCatcatgtttttttcttttgcaataaTATTCTGTTGGACATTTTTAATTTGTGCTGCCTTTCATAAAAACTAGACATGACATGTATGTCATTCAACATAACATTTGTATACCATGGTATTGTGCTAGGCATGTTAAGGTATAACGTTCAGTGAGGCTCAGATTTTGCTTTGTCTCAAATGTAGGCTACATGGCTTCACAAGGCATGCCTTGTGCACCTTGCCAGAATCCCAAGAGTCTGAAAGTGCTTTCACATAATAATAAACTTGTCTTTGACCCTGAATGCCCCCAAATATTTCTTACACTTAAGTGATATAGGACTGGAATCTATACAGTTGAATTATTGCCTTTTTGCAATTTACACCAGTTATTACTTGAGCTAAAAGATACTTTCTTACAATTATTTGCATATATTGGTGGTGTGGAAATCTTGATTTTTATTTACTTTATTCTTAATATCTTTTTCATAGAATTTTATATAAGACTAACTGGTTGCTTGAGGATGACCAATCTATCACAATTTTGTTCTTTATTTCTCAAGACAATGCCTATAATTCCAATTGAAAATAGCCTGAAAGACATTGTCTAAATTTTGTTTTCAGTTCTAGAAAGTTGtattttctcctctctctctctctctctctctctctctcttttctttattgTTCTGTTATTGCATTATGATCAATTTTCGGACAGAGAAGTAATTCAAGATAAGCATCATTGGGTTTTTGGTAGGCCTGGTTAAGATAGGAATAGGACTCATGCTGTGCAGCTGGGAAATAGTATATTGTTATTATGAAATGGGTAGTTTTGTGGCTGAGTATGGTTTTCTTGGTCATCAGGTCCTGTGATTAGTTTTCTTTtctgtttattctttttcttggttTCTTGACATTTCTCTTTCATTTGTATTTCCCTTTCTCTTTATGGTATTTAAATGTTCCGATAAATCATTGTTGAATCGAAGTTCAAATAACTCACATCTAACCTCATCAGCCCCTATGCTTTCTTAGAAGCTGGTGTTGTAGTTTTGCCAAATGCTGATCATCCTAGAAAACAAATTGATCTGTTAAACACAGACATCCATGAATTCCACACATTGTTGCAATAACCAGGATTTAATGAACTGCAGTTAGAAGCAAATTGATTCAGTATAAGTTATGATGGTTTACAGAAAGTCTTACATTGAGACATAAGTTTTCTCAGGATTTAATTATCTTTACACCTtggttttaattatttatttgtgtCATCCATTTATTTCTCTATAGATTTCTCACTATATATCTGTTAGGCATATTAGAATGGATTTATAAATCCAAATATGGTAGGAATGGTGGCTACACAAAGCCCTATCCTCATCCTTATTCAGGAGCACCAAGGATTGTCAAAAGGTCACaagataaattaaagaaattCCTAGCTAAGAGGAGAATCAGAAGGGATAAGAATCATGCATTTGCCGAGAATCTTAATATGGGAAGGAGTAGGTTCCATTGGTCTGATAATGGGTCTCTGATGCTAGGGAGTATTAAAATGAGGTTCCAAAATCAGGATCATGATTATTATTGGTTTGTATTGGAAGGTCAGGCTTTCACCCATGCTAACTCAAAAGTTCCAGTAATAGAAAAGTGAATAATTTTAGAAAGATGAGAACATTTTTCTATCCTTTTCCTTGTCTCTCATCATTTTACAAAAGGGATAAGAATCATGCATTTGCTGAGAATCTTAATATGGGAAGGTGTAGGTTCCATTGGTCTGCTAATGGGTCTCTGATGCTAGGGAGTAAAAGTGAGGGTTTAAATCAGTATCATGATTAGGATTGATTTGTATTGGACGGTCAGGCTTTCACCCATGCTAACTCAAAATTTCCAGTAATAGAAAAGTTAATAATTTTAGAAAGCTGAGAACAGTTTTCTATCCTTTTCGTTGTCTCCTCTCATCATATTCATTCTTTGTGTCAGTAAATGTGGGTAGTGATTCTGCTCCATTATGAATGAAGTCTTATTCTCTGTATTGTAGTATCAAGAGATCATAAATAGGATCAAAGGGGAGATTATAAGAAGAACATTAGTAAGGCAAATGTTATAGAATAAACTTGGACATAACCACTTTCAAAAAAATTGATGTTTTGTTAAATTTTAATGTAATTTGTGCATCTAGTTGATCTATTGATACAATAAAATAATTATCAAAAACCTTTTAGATGGGAGATGCTCCCAAGtaaggttcgtcgtaccatggcataccgctcggtatgggcggtacatcggTACACTCTAATGTACTATGTGTTGATATGTTCGGTACAACTCGGTACATATCGTACCGATAGCTGGTCGGTATATCGGTATGAACCGGTAAGACGAACCATACTCCCAAGATTGCAATGTCAGCTGGCCGCATTCATGAGCCACATAAAGAAAAGGGGAAGTTTCTCTGATGTGCTGTGAATTTGAGTTATTGCAAGAATAGGGTATTTGAATTCAATTTCATGATTTGAAGTGACTAAATTCTTGAAGCTAACCCGTCTTTTCTTGGTGGTCTTGTTCATCTTCCACAATTAATGAAACTTGCTGCAGAGTTGCTATACCTTGTTTCTGCATGAAATCTTCACATTTGTGGCAAGATAAGTTTTATGCTTTAACTTCTTTGGAATGTTAAGATCATAATCCCCAAGTTAGTTCCAAGAAGAAATCATAGTTGTTCACAAACAGTTTACAAATTCTTTGTAGTTCTAGTGGTTGGTTGATGGTGTTAATGCTGAACTTAGTGTGCCATGTTGTCTCCTAATTATTTTCAAGTCCTGCAGACATCTTCTGACTAATTCATTTCCTTAATCTTATAACGTTATTAGATAAGTGTAACTAATAGTTAATACTCACTACCatggtttgaactttgaaattCTGGGTGGTTATTTACTGGTACCAGGCTGAATAGGCATGCAGATTGGAACTTTTCAGTTTTCACCCAGTTTGGTCCAGTTTACAGGTTACTGCCCTGTAACTTTGAGTTGGGCTTACTGCCCAGTTCTAAGTTATTTTGTGTGTTAAGTTTAGAGTTGGTTTTTAACTTTTTAACACCTTCCCTCAACTGAAATGTGGATTCACCTCACACTGCCTCCTGCTGCATATGCTGTCCACTGCCATCCAGTATTTCTCTTCTCCcccaccttctcttcctcctagtatgctcctctcctcctcctcctcatgctactactactactactactgtgaCCCTTTCTCAGTGCCAACCAGTATGAGGCTGTACCATATGTTGATATGCTAGTATGTATCAGATCCATGCCGGTCTGTCTATCAGGGTCTGCAATTGAAATTTTAGGCCCTGCTTATTAGTTTGGAATTTTAGCATGTAAATGTAAATTCTAAACTTGCTCACTAGTTTGATATTTTCGCATGTAAATGTTATCCAATAGGATCAGAATGGTTGATGTCTATGCCTGCACAAATAACCTTATCATTCTGCATGAGTTTCAGCTTCACAGCATAATATAGTATGATGTTCTCTGTGCACCTTATGATGATTCGTCTGGTTGTCCATTTATGCAACCCTGCAGGGAGTGAAATATCATTCTTCAAGAATGGAGTATGCCAAGGTGTTGCTTTTACCGATCTTTTTGGAGGCCGATATTATCCTGCTGCCTCAATGTACACGCTTCCTAACCAGCCAAACTGTGAAGTGCGATTCAATTTTGGGCCTGATTTCGAGTATTTTCCTCAAGATTTCGGTGGCCGTCAAATTCCCTGTCCTATGAGCGAAGTTCCATATCATGGATTTGATGGCAAGGTTGAAGGTCCTGCAGAAAATGGCTTCTCAGAAAAAACAAGTTAACCAAATTTTTTCATCAATTTAACCTTTTATGGACACGGTGGGACATTGTCGTATGTAGTCCGTCAGTTTCACTAATTGCTGAGGTTTAGACCTGCATATGATCCTTCTGCTAATTATCTATTCTTGTGTTGCTTCTGGTGCTGTGTTCATGTGTGCTAAAAAATCTTATACCTGTACTCAGACAAATGAGCCAAACCTGTCATTGTTTGACATTAATACAAGTGGTCAACTCTGTGCTATTGCAATTAAAAAGCTTTGACATCTACTCTCTCTTTAGCAGCCATGTCAAATTGTTTGATTGGCCGTGGTGCAGGGTTGCCGATGACGGATTTGATCACTTTCCTGAGGCAGCAAACCTGAGCTAATCTGCTATCTACAAATAAGTTGACCACTGGGAACTCGGTCAACATGCATGTTACTATGTATATACATGATTATATATTTGTTGTATCTTTATGAATTTACCAGACCCCAGTAAGAAAATATCCTTACATATTTTGATTATGGAACTTTTTCTCGAGTCGTTTAAGATCTACAAGTACAGTAAAGAAATATCCCATTGTTTAACAATGACATGATTCTGTGTATCCAGACTGCCAAATATTGCTGAAGGGAGCTAAACAACAGAAGGAACTTGTCATTTTGTAGGCAATATTAAGGGAGGTATTGCCTAACTTGTAGGAAATGGGATTATGATCTCAACCTTAGGTTGTTAACTTCCCTTCTAGAAAGAGGGTAACTTTTGTTAATACGAGTGAGATGATTTAACTATAATTTTTCATCCCTTTCTTGTGGAGAGAATTTATGGCATTCATATCTCTCCTGTCCCCTGTGATGATAAGTGAATATGGAGTTACTGCATATGGTGCATGTAGGTAAAAAAATGGAGAAAATGAAAGTGAGGCATGCTGGTTTGGCTGCAAGGTAGTGTGGATGCCAAGGATTGGTTCTCCAAATAAGTTCTTTCTTTGATAATTATTTTGGAGCAAGCTACCTACATTGGATTTGCCATCTGGAATCTTTCATTCGTTGCCCGAGCCTTGTTTGGTATTCTGTCCTCTTCAAGATTTGGCCAAGCACACTTTATTTGACTGCTCTTCTGCCACTATGTATTGGGCTTTGATTTAAGAAAAGAACCAGTTGAATtcatcttttgatctctttgACAATGGTACTAAGGTGCTTGGCTTCAAATGGTTCCTGACTTGGGAAAAAGGaggtagagacaatccaatgtttGATAGCCGACTCTCTTTGGTGTCTCTGGAACCATCAGAATGGCTCCCACCCAGCATTTCTCTCTTTGGTGTTGAGCTACTGCCCCTACCAGTGATTACATCAGTCTTGCACCCAATCCTACCAAGGGGATGtgacagagagaaagagagagtggaGGTTACAAGGAAGAAGATGTGGCAGCCTAAATCAATTGAGCTAGTTATGACCAATTAGGTGATGAGGAATGCCAGCGAGTTTTAGTACATCTGTTAGCTAGTTTTGGTCACATACAAGAATCAGCTCAAGTTGGGAAGCTGAATTCAATAGTTTCTGCAAGGAGACCTGTGTGATTAGCTTGCAGCTGATGGATTAATGGAGATAATATTCCTTTCAAGAAAAAAAGAGCCCAAGGTCTATTGAGCCAGTCCTTGTCACTTTAATTGGTTTGAGACATATGGATAACAAGTAGACAAAAGAAGAGTCTCTGTACACGCCAGAAGCATAGCGTGGAAATTGGGGGAGCAGATTGGCAGTTCAAAGAAATTTTGCACGTGTGAaagcaaagaaaaagaaggataaaGGTCTAAACAATCATAGCCTTCTCATGGAGTATGTGGAAACTATGTGTCTCAATATTCGACCACattaatgataatgataaaagtAAGATAATGTAGTAAAATGAGACGACCAAAAGTTACATCGAAAATTTTCcctagaaaaaaaatcatatgtcaATGAGAAGATTTCGATATTAAATGCAGTGAAGGGCTCAAAGGGAGTCTCCTCGGAGGAAGAGCACGTGAAAAGGGAGGAAAAAGATAGACGCCACGCAGCCGTCGCTTCTATCCATTTCCTCTTCACGTCAAAGCTTGTGTTGGACCAAACAGATAATATGTGAAGGTGAAGCATTACCAATCTCATGAGGATAGGAACTACATTAATTGCACTcggagaaaagaaaagatgaggGAGGGTGTTTGACCAAGCTTTCTTTGGTTCACTTTGATTTCTTTACCTTTACCATATTTTACACCTGAGGATAGATTTTGACATACCATCAgattattattcttatttataaattaaaaagaTCAAAGATCTAAATCATAGAAATAATTCACTtactatcgaatgagattttgaatCATCAAAATTTAGTAAGCGATGATTGTGGTAGATGTAATATTTGATTGGTTTGATTTGATATTATCACTACACCAATACTTTTTATATGTGATATTATAATGCAGtggtttttttattaaataattatgaagaaagaaggaaaagtaAACTAAGTGAAGCTTTTGTTCAACATGAGCCATATATTACAGTACCCACTGCTCTGTTGGGTCTGCTCTCTGTGTTCACTCTGCACCGCAGGCATTGAGTCCCGTCTTCCCAATGCCCGTtgcttccatctctctctctctctctctctctctctctcgtatgaGTGGTAACTATTAAGTGCAGGAGGAGATGGGTCTCAAACCCTTCTTCGGTCTGCAAATGATCCCATGGTGCTTCCACGTAGCAGCAGGCGCCACACGccactcctcttcctcctcctcttcctggtTCACCGCCCATGACGACGACGAAGCTACAGCAGACTCGCCGAAGCCCTCCGTCCGTCTCGTGGGCCCTGACGGCCACATCAAGCTCTACCACTGCCGTGTCTCCGCCGCAGAGCTCATGGCCAGCCACCCCCTCCACCTCCTCTGCCGCTCCGACGCCTTCGTCATCGGCCAGCCCCTCCCCGCCCTGTCCCCCGACGACTGCCTGCTCCCGGGCCACACCtacttcctcctctcctcccacTTCTTCCACTCCGCCCTATCCTTCGCCTCCCTCGCCTCCTGCTTCGGAGCCTTCAAGCAGCGGGGGGGCGGCGCCGGCGCCCCTCTCCCGCGGCTCATCGAGATCCAGAAAACGGCCGCCGGCAGGCTCCAGGTCCGCGTGTCCGAAGAGTACCTGGATTGCCTGTGGAGATCGGCATCGGAAGAGGAGGCCATGGATAGGAGAGGGAGGAGAGTGTGCACCACCGAGGAGTTGGCGAAGGATTACAAGCAGTTGGTGAGCTGCCGCTCCTGGAAGCCGAAGCTGGAGACGATCAACGAGGcggagcggaggaggaggagcggcggTGCCCCTTTTGGTGGGATTGGCAGAAGGAAGAAGCGTGCCCACCGCAAGAACAACCACCACAACAAGGAAGACACCGGCTGACATCAATTCCTCTGCTGCTGAATGCATATGCACTTCCTTCTATCTTTCATTGTAACACACATACATATCCCATCAACATTATTGCAAACAACACCATGAGACACAAAACGATTGCAAGTTCACCAGTTCttagtcgagagagagagagagagagaggaacgcaGCGTGGTCGTCGCAGGAGCGGACAGAAGAGTGGTCAGACTGGTCGTCCCCTCTTCCTCCGTTACTGCATTCAGAGTCGTCGAATTCCAGCACGTGCGACGGTGACTGCGTTGATCTCTTAGTTCCGTGTTTGGACTTTGGTTCACTATCCAACCACAGCACATTGCGATATGCAATCCAAATCTCAATCGGTGGCGTATCTATTTAGTTCGATTCTCGTTTATTAGATTAGGACTTTTGACTAGAAGGCGATTGTTGATCCGATCTGCAGACCATAGTGTTAGAAATTATTGTCAATCCTATCTGATTCGTGATATGACCTCCCAAATTGTTTTACTCGTTATCAGCCTCGTTTGATTTTGCAGAATTATTATATAGAGTCACATATGACAGAAAATATTACATAAGAGTTTTCGATAATTTTTctgaaaaagatatattttattttttccaatGATGCCTCTGTCTTTCATACTCCTCGATGTATCTGAGTGAGGGTGACAACAACGATAGACGAGGGTGAAGACGATAAATGATAAATGATAACGAAGGATATTATGAGTATTGCTATAGAAAATATGGGTATCATAGAAAAAAAACAAACACATTACGAGAAAAACCAACaatgagaaatattttttaataaaatcatcctataatttttaccataattaTATCCTTCCTATTACTTTAATTCACTTTAAAGTTGGTAAATAAAAATATTACGATGTTGTTGAAAACCATTATAATCAGTTTGGTTTAGTGGGTTTCagtgtatataaatatatcataATTAGATTTCTAAGGCCTAAAGCGTTATTTGGATGCTCTACAGGGATAAATATGTAAAAagacataataatattttcaGATCACATGATGCGTTTACGATCAAATCAATCCATCAATCCTGATGCATTCATCATTCCCTAAACTCCAGAGGTTCTTCCTCAGACTCCATTCCACTACCTCAAACCCtaatcctccctcctcctccctttcccaATGGCTTCTCCTATCcagctccatctccatctccatctccatctcgacCAGTCGCCACCTCCGCCAATTCCTCGCTCGCGCCATCGCCGCTGGCCTTCTCCGGAACAGCCACCTCCATCTCTGGAACTCCCTCCTCCACTCGCTCGCTCGCGGCCCCAACCCCGGCCTCTCCATCTCCCTATTCGATCTGCTCCGAAGAGCCGGCGTCTACGTCGACAATTACGCCTTCACCGCCGTCCTTAAAGCCGTCGCCGCGTTCCCACGCCCCAAGGAGGGCGAAAATATTCATTCTTTGAGCCTGAAACTTGGGTTCGAAAGTGAAAACTTCGTTCTCAACTCCCTCATCCATATGTACTCTGTCTGCGGCTTCCATGTCGCTGCAAGGAGGGTCTTTGATTTGGCCGAGGATTCCGCCCGTGACGTGGTGTCCTGGAGTAGTATGATATCGGGGTATTTGCAGGTCGGTTTGTGCCAAGAAGCGTTGTCGGTCTTTGGGAATATGGTCCGTAGATCAATCACGATGGATGTAATCACTCCAGTGAGTGCGTTGATTGCTTGTGGGAGGATCGGAGCGATCGAGCCTGGAAGAAGGATCCATGCCCTGGTTGTCATCTATGGTTTCGATCTGAACTGTTTTTTGGGCTCTTCTCTGATTAATATGTATGCAGGGTGTGGCT is from Musa acuminata AAA Group cultivar baxijiao chromosome BXJ3-8, Cavendish_Baxijiao_AAA, whole genome shotgun sequence and encodes:
- the LOC135645710 gene encoding uncharacterized protein LOC135645710 — its product is MGLKPFFGLQMIPWCFHVAAGATRHSSSSSSSWFTAHDDDEATADSPKPSVRLVGPDGHIKLYHCRVSAAELMASHPLHLLCRSDAFVIGQPLPALSPDDCLLPGHTYFLLSSHFFHSALSFASLASCFGAFKQRGGGAGAPLPRLIEIQKTAAGRLQVRVSEEYLDCLWRSASEEEAMDRRGRRVCTTEELAKDYKQLVSCRSWKPKLETINEAERRRRSGGAPFGGIGRRKKRAHRKNNHHNKEDTG